A stretch of the Thermus thermophilus genome encodes the following:
- a CDS encoding DMT family transporter, with protein MDAHLLLPLGFGLLSALTWGAGDFGGGMASRRAHAQAVVLWVSGIGLLLFLLLAQVFGEAPQGRDLPYALLGGASGALGLLAFYRALAHGEMGLAAPVAGVVGTALPVALGALLEGWPGLFPALGMGLGLLAVWLVSRPEGRARPGNLGLALLAGLGFGGFYAFMDRVEGLFYPAAWAKLTAFLLVLPAALRARPWPGGREAPWVLLAGLGDAGGNLFFLLAAQAGRLDVAAVLSSFYPVFTVLLAWLVLKERLSRGRLTGVGLSLLAMALIALG; from the coding sequence ATGGACGCCCACCTCCTCCTCCCTCTAGGCTTCGGCCTCCTCTCCGCCCTCACCTGGGGGGCCGGGGACTTCGGCGGCGGGATGGCCTCCCGCCGAGCCCACGCCCAGGCCGTGGTCCTCTGGGTCTCCGGCATCGGCCTCCTCCTCTTCCTCCTCCTGGCCCAGGTCTTCGGGGAGGCGCCCCAAGGGCGGGACCTTCCCTACGCCCTTTTGGGCGGGGCCTCCGGGGCCCTCGGCCTCCTCGCCTTTTACCGGGCCCTGGCCCACGGGGAGATGGGCCTCGCCGCCCCGGTGGCCGGGGTGGTGGGGACGGCGCTCCCCGTGGCCCTGGGGGCCCTCCTCGAGGGGTGGCCGGGCCTTTTCCCCGCCCTAGGCATGGGGCTGGGCCTCCTCGCGGTCTGGCTCGTCTCCCGGCCCGAAGGCCGGGCGCGCCCGGGGAACCTGGGCCTCGCCCTCCTCGCCGGCCTCGGCTTCGGCGGGTTCTACGCCTTCATGGACCGGGTGGAGGGGCTCTTCTACCCCGCCGCCTGGGCCAAGCTCACCGCCTTCCTCCTGGTCCTCCCTGCCGCCCTCAGGGCCAGGCCCTGGCCTGGAGGACGCGAGGCCCCATGGGTCCTCCTCGCTGGCCTCGGGGACGCCGGGGGAAACCTCTTCTTCCTCCTCGCGGCCCAGGCCGGACGGCTGGACGTGGCGGCGGTCCTCTCCTCCTTCTACCCGGTCTTCACGGTGCTTCTGGCCTGGCTCGTCCTGAAGGAAAGGCTTTCCCGGGGGCGGCTTACGGGGGTGGGCTTGAGCCTCCTGGCCATGGCCCTCATCGCTTTGGGCTAG
- a CDS encoding NUDIX hydrolase, producing MERTYLYRGRILNLALEGRYEIVEHKPAVAVIALREGRMLFVRQMRPAVGLAPLEIPAGLIEPGEDPLEAARRELAEETGLTGDLTYLFSYYVSPGFTDEKTHVFLAENLKEVEATPDEDEAIEVVWLEPERALAMHQRGEVEFSATGIVGVLYYHAFLRGR from the coding sequence GTGGAGCGCACCTACCTCTACCGGGGCCGCATCCTGAACCTGGCCCTGGAAGGCCGTTACGAGATCGTGGAGCACAAGCCCGCGGTGGCGGTGATCGCCCTGAGGGAAGGGAGGATGCTCTTCGTGCGCCAGATGCGCCCCGCCGTGGGCCTCGCCCCCTTGGAGATCCCCGCGGGCCTCATAGAGCCCGGGGAGGACCCCTTGGAGGCGGCGAGGCGGGAGCTCGCCGAGGAAACCGGGCTCACGGGAGACCTCACCTACCTCTTCAGCTACTACGTCTCCCCCGGCTTCACCGACGAGAAGACCCACGTCTTTTTGGCGGAGAACCTCAAGGAGGTGGAGGCCACCCCCGATGAGGACGAGGCCATAGAGGTGGTCTGGCTGGAGCCGGAAAGGGCCCTGGCCATGCACCAGAGGGGCGAGGTGGAGTTTTCCGCCACCGGGATCGTGGGGGTCCTCTACTACCATGCTTTTCTCCGAGGTCGCTGA
- the rpoD gene encoding RNA polymerase sigma factor RpoD gives MKKSKRKNAQAQEAQETEVLVQEEAEEFPEFPEGEPDPDLEDPDLVLEDDLLDLPEEGEGLDLEEEEDLPIPKISTSDPVRQYLHEIGQVPLLTLEEEVELARKVEEGMEAIKKLSEITGLDPDLIREVVRAKILGSARVRHIPGLKETLDPKTVEEIDQKLKSLPKEHKRYLHIAREGEAARQHLIEANLRLVVSIAKKYTGRGLSFLDLIQEGNQGLIRAVEKFEYKRRFKFSTYATWWIRQAINRAIADQARTIRIPVHMVETINKLSRTARQLQQELGREPTYEEIAEAMGPGWDAKRVEETLKIAQEPVSLETPIGDEKDSFYGDFIPDEHLPSPVDAATQSLLSEELEKALSKLSEREAMVLKLRKGLIDGREHTLEEVGAFFGVTRERIRQIENKALRKLKYHESRTRKLRDFLD, from the coding sequence TTGAAGAAGAGCAAGCGCAAGAACGCCCAGGCCCAGGAAGCCCAGGAGACCGAGGTCCTGGTCCAGGAGGAGGCGGAAGAGTTCCCCGAGTTCCCCGAGGGGGAGCCCGACCCCGACCTCGAGGACCCGGACCTCGTCCTGGAGGACGACCTCCTGGACCTGCCCGAGGAGGGCGAGGGGCTGGACCTGGAGGAGGAAGAAGACCTCCCCATCCCCAAGATCTCCACCTCCGACCCCGTGCGCCAGTACCTGCACGAGATCGGCCAGGTCCCCCTCCTCACCCTGGAGGAGGAGGTGGAGCTCGCCCGGAAGGTGGAGGAGGGGATGGAGGCCATCAAGAAGCTCTCCGAGATCACCGGCCTTGACCCCGACCTCATCCGGGAGGTGGTCCGGGCCAAGATCCTGGGCTCAGCCCGGGTGCGGCACATCCCCGGCCTCAAGGAGACCCTGGACCCCAAGACCGTGGAGGAGATTGACCAGAAGCTCAAAAGCCTCCCCAAGGAGCACAAGCGCTACCTGCACATCGCCCGGGAAGGGGAGGCGGCCCGGCAGCACCTCATTGAGGCCAACCTTCGGCTCGTGGTCTCCATCGCCAAGAAGTACACAGGGCGGGGCCTCTCCTTCCTGGACCTCATCCAGGAGGGAAACCAGGGCCTGATCCGGGCGGTGGAGAAGTTTGAGTACAAGCGGCGCTTCAAGTTCTCCACCTACGCCACCTGGTGGATCCGGCAGGCCATCAACCGGGCCATCGCCGACCAGGCCCGCACCATCCGCATCCCGGTGCACATGGTGGAGACCATCAACAAGCTCTCCCGCACCGCCAGGCAGCTCCAGCAGGAGCTCGGCCGCGAGCCCACCTACGAGGAGATCGCCGAGGCCATGGGGCCGGGCTGGGACGCCAAGCGGGTGGAGGAAACCCTCAAGATCGCCCAAGAGCCCGTCTCCTTGGAGACCCCCATTGGCGACGAGAAGGACAGCTTCTACGGGGACTTCATCCCCGACGAGCACCTCCCCTCCCCGGTGGACGCCGCCACCCAGAGCCTCCTCTCCGAGGAGCTGGAGAAGGCCCTGTCCAAGCTCTCCGAGCGCGAGGCCATGGTCCTGAAGCTCCGGAAAGGGCTTATTGACGGGCGGGAGCACACCCTGGAGGAGGTGGGGGCCTTCTTCGGCGTCACCCGGGAGAGGATCCGGCAGATTGAAAACAAGGCCCTGCGCAAGCTCAAGTACCACGAGTCCCGCACGCGGAAGCTCAGGGACTTCCTGGACTAA
- the ribF gene encoding riboflavin biosynthesis protein RibF — protein MLFSEVADVPKGPKVVAVGSFDGVHLGHQHLLHQALAEAKRLHQPLLVYTFDPPTKVFTRGEGFLMDLTEKVEALRALGVELILAVPFNEEFARRPPEAFLEDLRALQASRIYVGEDFRFGRGRAGGPEALERVAPTRVVPLLSLGGEAVKSSRIRDLLKEGKVEEARHLLGRPYGAYGVVVAGDRMGRRLGFPTANLAVHPLKVLPPGVYAVEAEGAFGRYKGVANVGTRPTLGGEERRLEVHLLGFAGELYGEEMRVRFLKRLREERRFPSLEALRAQIAEDVEAARAYFGL, from the coding sequence ATGCTTTTCTCCGAGGTCGCTGACGTCCCCAAGGGCCCCAAGGTGGTGGCCGTGGGCTCCTTTGACGGGGTCCACCTTGGCCATCAGCACCTCCTCCACCAGGCCCTGGCCGAGGCCAAGCGCCTCCACCAGCCCCTCCTCGTCTACACCTTTGACCCTCCCACCAAGGTCTTCACCCGGGGGGAGGGCTTCCTTATGGACCTCACGGAAAAGGTGGAGGCCCTCAGGGCCCTTGGGGTGGAGCTGATCCTGGCGGTGCCCTTCAACGAGGAGTTCGCCAGAAGACCCCCGGAGGCCTTCCTGGAGGACCTAAGGGCCCTTCAGGCGAGCCGCATCTACGTGGGGGAGGACTTCCGCTTCGGCCGGGGCCGGGCGGGGGGCCCGGAGGCCCTGGAGCGGGTGGCCCCCACCCGGGTCGTCCCCCTCCTGAGCCTTGGGGGGGAGGCGGTGAAGAGTAGCCGCATCCGCGACCTCCTCAAGGAGGGGAAGGTGGAGGAGGCCCGCCACCTCCTGGGCCGGCCCTACGGGGCCTACGGGGTGGTGGTGGCGGGGGACAGGATGGGAAGGCGGCTTGGCTTTCCCACGGCCAACCTGGCCGTCCACCCCTTGAAGGTCCTTCCCCCCGGGGTCTACGCCGTGGAGGCGGAAGGAGCCTTTGGCCGCTACAAGGGGGTGGCCAACGTGGGGACGCGGCCCACCCTGGGGGGGGAGGAAAGGCGCTTGGAGGTGCACCTTTTGGGCTTCGCCGGGGAACTTTACGGGGAGGAGATGCGGGTGCGCTTCCTCAAGCGCCTCCGGGAGGAGAGGCGCTTTCCCTCCCTCGAGGCCCTAAGGGCCCAGATCGCAGAGGACGTGGAGGCGGCCCGGGCCTACTTCGGGCTTTGA
- a CDS encoding class I SAM-dependent methyltransferase: MSLTREAYHRLTPLPHPGGRLFVKPGARGYRDPVYDLLQKTVEPFGERALDLNPGVGWGSLPLEGKMAVERLETSRAAFRCLTASGLQARLALPWEAAAGAYDLVVLALPAGRGTAYVQASLVAAARALRTGGRLYLAGDKNKGFERYFNEARALLGYGVVVRREGPYRVALLEKEKEAPPLPSLWRAFSARILGAEYTFHHLPGVFSAGKVDPASLLLLEALQERLGPEGVRGRQVLDLGAGYGALTLPLARMGAEVVGVEDDLASVLSLQKGLEANALKAQALHSDVDEALTEEARFDIIVTNPPFHVGGAVILDVAQAFVDVAAARLRPGGVFFLVSNPFLKYEPLLEEKFGAFQTLKVAEYKVLFAEKRGR, from the coding sequence GTGAGCCTGACGCGGGAAGCCTACCACCGCCTCACCCCCCTTCCCCACCCCGGAGGCCGGCTCTTCGTCAAGCCCGGGGCCCGGGGGTACCGGGACCCGGTCTACGACCTCCTGCAGAAGACGGTGGAGCCCTTCGGCGAGCGGGCCTTGGACCTGAACCCCGGGGTGGGCTGGGGAAGCCTCCCCTTGGAGGGGAAGATGGCGGTGGAGCGGCTGGAGACCTCCCGGGCCGCCTTTCGCTGCCTCACGGCGAGCGGCCTCCAGGCCCGACTCGCCCTTCCCTGGGAGGCGGCGGCGGGAGCGTACGACCTCGTGGTCCTGGCCCTCCCCGCCGGGCGAGGGACGGCCTACGTCCAGGCGAGCCTCGTGGCCGCGGCCCGGGCCCTCCGGACGGGGGGACGGCTCTACCTTGCCGGGGACAAGAACAAGGGGTTTGAGCGCTACTTCAATGAGGCCCGGGCCCTTCTGGGCTACGGCGTGGTGGTGCGGCGGGAGGGGCCTTACCGGGTGGCCCTCCTAGAGAAGGAGAAGGAGGCCCCGCCCCTCCCCTCCCTCTGGCGGGCCTTTTCGGCCCGCATCCTGGGGGCGGAGTACACCTTCCACCACCTCCCCGGGGTCTTCTCGGCGGGGAAGGTGGATCCGGCCTCCCTGCTCCTCCTCGAGGCCCTGCAGGAACGCCTGGGGCCCGAGGGGGTCCGCGGCCGGCAGGTCCTGGACCTGGGGGCGGGCTATGGGGCCCTGACCCTGCCCCTCGCCCGGATGGGGGCGGAGGTGGTGGGGGTGGAGGACGACCTGGCCTCCGTCCTCTCCCTGCAAAAGGGCCTCGAGGCCAACGCCCTGAAGGCTCAGGCCCTCCACTCCGACGTGGACGAGGCCTTGACAGAGGAGGCCCGGTTTGACATCATAGTTACGAACCCCCCCTTTCACGTGGGGGGTGCGGTCATTCTGGATGTGGCCCAGGCGTTCGTGGACGTGGCGGCGGCCCGGCTCAGGCCGGGTGGCGTGTTTTTCCTTGTGTCCAACCCGTTCCTGAAGTACGAGCCTTTGCTGGAGGAGAAGTTCGGCGCCTTCCAGACCCTCAAGGTGGCCGAATACAAGGTCCTGTTCGCGGAAAAGCGAGGGAGGTGA